From one Felis catus isolate Fca126 chromosome E2, F.catus_Fca126_mat1.0, whole genome shotgun sequence genomic stretch:
- the CPNE7 gene encoding copine-7 isoform X3 has translation MSAGSERRAAAAPRAVPAPRASRVELRLSCRHLLDRDPLTKSDPSVLLLLRSQNQWVQVDRTEVVRSSLHPVFSKVFTLDYYFEEVQKLRFEVYDTRGPSDLGYQDDDFLGGMECTLGQIVAQKKVTRALLLRFGRNAGKSTITVTAEDISGNNGYVELSFRARKLDDKDLFSKSDPFLELYRVNDDGSEQLVYRTEVVKDNLSPVWEPFKVSLNNLCSCEETRPLKCLVWDHDSRGKHDFIGEFSTTFEEMQKAFGEDQAQWDCVNAKYRQKKRNYKNSGVVILADLKSYRVHSFLDYIMGGCQIHFTVSARAPPHQQSPGALPTLDVTRSLARGPGRMCRSGWPSISQPPTVTRGTAALCTISTLSSPTSTCRPWWPWERSARTMTVTRDFLLWGSERGSLPSMRCPMTLPSTSTLRTMSVKGSRAWWRPIGTACPGSSSMAPPTWPLSSPRWPAWQRPRRALGRPPQSRVKTAPCAIGGPLPSPLCPSPASRTAQPACVSRKVSWSGLCSPCPLVAFTTFLSSDSREQGSGFPRGDRNVPRRHPRLLLPSVRACILTEMLHGVVWAVRPPLRAALILCVGARCDLGPPDFLLSFRPEGKQGPFFPRQIQPPGAGPQPPTAQPWRPRARGPQSKSAVLVGGGG, from the exons ATGAGCGCGGGCTCGGAgcgccgggcggcggcggcccccAGAGCGGTGCCCGCGCCCCGCGCCTCCAGGGTGGAGCTGCGGCTTAGCTGCCGCCACCTGCTGGACCGCGACCCGCTCACCAAGTCCGACCCCAgcgtgctgctgctgctgcggtcCCAGAATCAGTGGGTGCAG GTGGACAGAACGGAAGTGGTCCGGAGCAGCCTGCACCCTGTGTTCTCCAAGGTCTTCACGCTCGACTACTACTTTGAGGAGGTGCAGAAGCTGCGCTTTGAGGTCTATGACACCCGAGGACCCAGCGACCTTGGCTATCAGGACGATGACTTCCTTGGGGGCATGGAGTGCACCTTGGGGCAG ATTGTGGCCCAGAAGAAGGTGACCCGTGCCCTGCTGCTCAGGTTCGGCAGGAATGCCGGCAAGTCCACCATCACG GTGACAGCTGAGGACATCTCCGGGAACAATGGCTACGTGGAGCTGTCCTTCCGGGCCAGGAAGCTGGACGACAAG gaccTCTTCAGCAAGTCAGACCCCTTCCTGGAGCTATACCGGGTCAATGACGATGGGAGTGAGCAGCTGGTGTACCGGACCGAG GTGGTGAAGGACAACCTCAGCCCCGTGTGGGAGCCTTTCAAGGTGTCACTGAACAACCTCTGCAGCTGTGAGGAGACGCGGCCTCTGaag TGCCTCGTCTGGGATCACGACTCCCGCGGAAAGCACGACTTCATCGGGGAATTCTCCACCACCTTTGAGGAAATGCAGAAAGCCTTTGGGGAGGACCAG gCCCAGTGGGACTGCGTGAATGCCAAGTACAGGCAGAAGAAGCGCAATTACAAGAACTCTGGGGTGGTCATCCTGGCAGACCTGAAG TCCTACAGGGTTCACTCTTTCCTGGACTACATCATGGGCGGCTGTCAGATTCACTTCACCGTGAGTGCACGGGCCCCTCCACACCAGCAGAGTCCGGGCGCCCTGCCCACCCTGGATGTAACTCGGAGCctggcccggggcccggggcggATGTGCAGAAGTGG GTGGCCATCGATTTCACAGCCTCCAACGGTGACCCGCGGAACAGCTGCTCTCTGCACTATATCAACCCTTTCCAGCCCAACGAGTACCTGCAGGCCCTGGTGGCCGTGGGAGAGATCTGCCAGGACTATGACAG TGACAAGAGATTTTCTGCTCTGGGGTTCGGAGCGCGGATCCCTCCCAAGTATGAG gtgtcccatgactTTGCCATCAACTTCAACCCTGAGGACGATGAGTGTGAAG GGATCCAGGGCGTGGTGGAGGCCTATCGGAACTGCCTGCCCAGGGTCCAGCTCTATGGCCCCACCAACGTGGCCCCTGTCATCTCCAAGGTGGCCCGCATGGCAGCGGCCGAGAAGAGCACTGGGGAGGCCTCC GCAGAGCAGGGTTAAAACGGCCCCTTGTGCGATTGGtggacccctcccctccccactctgcccaTCACCAGCTTCCCGCACCGCGCAGCCGGCTTGTGTGTCCCGTAAGGTCTCCTGGTCTGGACTCTGCTCACCGTGTCCCTTGGTGGCATTCACCACATTCTTGTCGTCTGATTCCCGTGAACAGGGCTCAGGCTTCCCCCGAGGTGACAGGAATGTCCCCAGGAGGCACCCACGTCTGCTTCTCCCCTCCGTCAGAGCCTGCATCTTAACCGAGATGCTTCACGGGGTTGTGTGGGCTGTTAGACCCCCTCTCAGAGCAGCGCTGATACTGTGCGTAGGTGCTAGGTGTGACCTGGGACCACccgattttcttctctctttccgtCCTGAGGGAAAGCAGGGTCCCTTCTTTCCAAGGCAGATACAGCCTCCTGGGGCCGGGCCACAGCCACCCACTGCCCAGCCCTGGAGGCCCCGAGCTCGGGGGCCTCAGAGCAAATCTGCCgttctggtgggggggggggggtga
- the CPNE7 gene encoding copine-7 isoform X15 encodes MSAGSERRAAAAPRAVPAPRASRVELRLSCRHLLDRDPLTKSDPSVLLLLRSQNQWVQVDRTEVVRSSLHPVFSKVFTLDYYFEEVQKLRFEVYDTRGPSDLGYQDDDFLGGMECTLGQIVAQKKVTRALLLRFGRNAGKSTITVTAEDISGNNGYVELSFRARKLDDKDQAQPLPLLQDLFSKSDPFLELYRVNDDGSEQLVYRTEVVKDNLSPVWEPFKVSLNNLCSCEETRPLKCLVWDHDSRGKHDFIGEFSTTFEEMQKAFGEDQAQWDCVNAKYRQKKRNYKNSGVVILADLKGSLFPGLHHGRLSDSLHRECTGPSTPAESGRPAHPGCNSEPGPGPGADVQKWVAIDFTASNGDPRNSCSLHYINPFQPNEYLQALVAVGEICQDYDSDKRFSALGFGARIPPKYEVSHDFAINFNPEDDECEGIQGVVEAYRNCLPRVQLYGPTNVAPVISKVARMAAAEKSTGEASAEQG; translated from the exons ATGAGCGCGGGCTCGGAgcgccgggcggcggcggcccccAGAGCGGTGCCCGCGCCCCGCGCCTCCAGGGTGGAGCTGCGGCTTAGCTGCCGCCACCTGCTGGACCGCGACCCGCTCACCAAGTCCGACCCCAgcgtgctgctgctgctgcggtcCCAGAATCAGTGGGTGCAG GTGGACAGAACGGAAGTGGTCCGGAGCAGCCTGCACCCTGTGTTCTCCAAGGTCTTCACGCTCGACTACTACTTTGAGGAGGTGCAGAAGCTGCGCTTTGAGGTCTATGACACCCGAGGACCCAGCGACCTTGGCTATCAGGACGATGACTTCCTTGGGGGCATGGAGTGCACCTTGGGGCAG ATTGTGGCCCAGAAGAAGGTGACCCGTGCCCTGCTGCTCAGGTTCGGCAGGAATGCCGGCAAGTCCACCATCACG GTGACAGCTGAGGACATCTCCGGGAACAATGGCTACGTGGAGCTGTCCTTCCGGGCCAGGAAGCTGGACGACAAG GACCAAGCgcagcctctgcccctcctccaggaccTCTTCAGCAAGTCAGACCCCTTCCTGGAGCTATACCGGGTCAATGACGATGGGAGTGAGCAGCTGGTGTACCGGACCGAG GTGGTGAAGGACAACCTCAGCCCCGTGTGGGAGCCTTTCAAGGTGTCACTGAACAACCTCTGCAGCTGTGAGGAGACGCGGCCTCTGaag TGCCTCGTCTGGGATCACGACTCCCGCGGAAAGCACGACTTCATCGGGGAATTCTCCACCACCTTTGAGGAAATGCAGAAAGCCTTTGGGGAGGACCAG gCCCAGTGGGACTGCGTGAATGCCAAGTACAGGCAGAAGAAGCGCAATTACAAGAACTCTGGGGTGGTCATCCTGGCAGACCTGAAG GGTTCACTCTTTCCTGGACTACATCATGGGCGGCTGTCAGATTCACTTCACCGTGAGTGCACGGGCCCCTCCACACCAGCAGAGTCCGGGCGCCCTGCCCACCCTGGATGTAACTCGGAGCctggcccggggcccggggcggATGTGCAGAAGTGG GTGGCCATCGATTTCACAGCCTCCAACGGTGACCCGCGGAACAGCTGCTCTCTGCACTATATCAACCCTTTCCAGCCCAACGAGTACCTGCAGGCCCTGGTGGCCGTGGGAGAGATCTGCCAGGACTATGACAG TGACAAGAGATTTTCTGCTCTGGGGTTCGGAGCGCGGATCCCTCCCAAGTATGAG gtgtcccatgactTTGCCATCAACTTCAACCCTGAGGACGATGAGTGTGAAG GGATCCAGGGCGTGGTGGAGGCCTATCGGAACTGCCTGCCCAGGGTCCAGCTCTATGGCCCCACCAACGTGGCCCCTGTCATCTCCAAGGTGGCCCGCATGGCAGCGGCCGAGAAGAGCACTGGGGAGGCCTCC GCAGAGCAGGGTTAA
- the CPNE7 gene encoding copine-7 isoform X13, with protein sequence MSAGSERRAAAAPRAVPAPRASRVELRLSCRHLLDRDPLTKSDPSVLLLLRSQNQWVQVDRTEVVRSSLHPVFSKVFTLDYYFEEVQKLRFEVYDTRGPSDLGYQDDDFLGGMECTLGQIVAQKKVTRALLLRFGRNAGKSTITVTAEDISGNNGYVELSFRARKLDDKDQAQPLPLLQDLFSKSDPFLELYRVNDDGSEQLVYRTEVVKDNLSPVWEPFKVSLNNLCSCEETRPLKCLVWDHDSRGKHDFIGEFSTTFEEMQKAFGEDQAQWDCVNAKYRQKKRNYKNSGVVILADLKGSLFPGLHHGRLSDSLHRECTGPSTPAESGRPAHPGCNSEPGPGPGADVQKWVAIDFTASNGDPRNSCSLHYINPFQPNEYLQALVAVGEICQDYDSDKRFSALGFGARIPPKYEVSHDFAINFNPEDDECEGIQGVVEAYRNCLPRVQLYGPTNVAPVISKVARMAAAEKSTGEASVAILHPAGPD encoded by the exons ATGAGCGCGGGCTCGGAgcgccgggcggcggcggcccccAGAGCGGTGCCCGCGCCCCGCGCCTCCAGGGTGGAGCTGCGGCTTAGCTGCCGCCACCTGCTGGACCGCGACCCGCTCACCAAGTCCGACCCCAgcgtgctgctgctgctgcggtcCCAGAATCAGTGGGTGCAG GTGGACAGAACGGAAGTGGTCCGGAGCAGCCTGCACCCTGTGTTCTCCAAGGTCTTCACGCTCGACTACTACTTTGAGGAGGTGCAGAAGCTGCGCTTTGAGGTCTATGACACCCGAGGACCCAGCGACCTTGGCTATCAGGACGATGACTTCCTTGGGGGCATGGAGTGCACCTTGGGGCAG ATTGTGGCCCAGAAGAAGGTGACCCGTGCCCTGCTGCTCAGGTTCGGCAGGAATGCCGGCAAGTCCACCATCACG GTGACAGCTGAGGACATCTCCGGGAACAATGGCTACGTGGAGCTGTCCTTCCGGGCCAGGAAGCTGGACGACAAG GACCAAGCgcagcctctgcccctcctccaggaccTCTTCAGCAAGTCAGACCCCTTCCTGGAGCTATACCGGGTCAATGACGATGGGAGTGAGCAGCTGGTGTACCGGACCGAG GTGGTGAAGGACAACCTCAGCCCCGTGTGGGAGCCTTTCAAGGTGTCACTGAACAACCTCTGCAGCTGTGAGGAGACGCGGCCTCTGaag TGCCTCGTCTGGGATCACGACTCCCGCGGAAAGCACGACTTCATCGGGGAATTCTCCACCACCTTTGAGGAAATGCAGAAAGCCTTTGGGGAGGACCAG gCCCAGTGGGACTGCGTGAATGCCAAGTACAGGCAGAAGAAGCGCAATTACAAGAACTCTGGGGTGGTCATCCTGGCAGACCTGAAG GGTTCACTCTTTCCTGGACTACATCATGGGCGGCTGTCAGATTCACTTCACCGTGAGTGCACGGGCCCCTCCACACCAGCAGAGTCCGGGCGCCCTGCCCACCCTGGATGTAACTCGGAGCctggcccggggcccggggcggATGTGCAGAAGTGG GTGGCCATCGATTTCACAGCCTCCAACGGTGACCCGCGGAACAGCTGCTCTCTGCACTATATCAACCCTTTCCAGCCCAACGAGTACCTGCAGGCCCTGGTGGCCGTGGGAGAGATCTGCCAGGACTATGACAG TGACAAGAGATTTTCTGCTCTGGGGTTCGGAGCGCGGATCCCTCCCAAGTATGAG gtgtcccatgactTTGCCATCAACTTCAACCCTGAGGACGATGAGTGTGAAG GGATCCAGGGCGTGGTGGAGGCCTATCGGAACTGCCTGCCCAGGGTCCAGCTCTATGGCCCCACCAACGTGGCCCCTGTCATCTCCAAGGTGGCCCGCATGGCAGCGGCCGAGAAGAGCACTGGGGAGGCCTCCGTAG CAATACTACATCCTGCTGGTCCTGACTGA
- the CPNE7 gene encoding copine-7 isoform X6, with amino-acid sequence MSAGSERRAAAAPRAVPAPRASRVELRLSCRHLLDRDPLTKSDPSVLLLLRSQNQWVQIVAQKKVTRALLLRFGRNAGKSTITVTAEDISGNNGYVELSFRARKLDDKDQAQPLPLLQDLFSKSDPFLELYRVNDDGSEQLVYRTEVVKDNLSPVWEPFKVSLNNLCSCEETRPLKCLVWDHDSRGKHDFIGEFSTTFEEMQKAFGEDQAQWDCVNAKYRQKKRNYKNSGVVILADLKSYRVHSFLDYIMGGCQIHFTVSARAPPHQQSPGALPTLDVTRSLARGPGRMCRSGWPSISQPPTVTRGTAALCTISTLSSPTSTCRPWWPWERSARTMTVTRDFLLWGSERGSLPSMRCPMTLPSTSTLRTMSVKGSRAWWRPIGTACPGSSSMAPPTWPLSSPRWPAWQRPRRALGRPPQSRVKTAPCAIGGPLPSPLCPSPASRTAQPACVSRKVSWSGLCSPCPLVAFTTFLSSDSREQGSGFPRGDRNVPRRHPRLLLPSVRACILTEMLHGVVWAVRPPLRAALILCVGARCDLGPPDFLLSFRPEGKQGPFFPRQIQPPGAGPQPPTAQPWRPRARGPQSKSAVLVGGGG; translated from the exons ATGAGCGCGGGCTCGGAgcgccgggcggcggcggcccccAGAGCGGTGCCCGCGCCCCGCGCCTCCAGGGTGGAGCTGCGGCTTAGCTGCCGCCACCTGCTGGACCGCGACCCGCTCACCAAGTCCGACCCCAgcgtgctgctgctgctgcggtcCCAGAATCAGTGGGTGCAG ATTGTGGCCCAGAAGAAGGTGACCCGTGCCCTGCTGCTCAGGTTCGGCAGGAATGCCGGCAAGTCCACCATCACG GTGACAGCTGAGGACATCTCCGGGAACAATGGCTACGTGGAGCTGTCCTTCCGGGCCAGGAAGCTGGACGACAAG GACCAAGCgcagcctctgcccctcctccaggaccTCTTCAGCAAGTCAGACCCCTTCCTGGAGCTATACCGGGTCAATGACGATGGGAGTGAGCAGCTGGTGTACCGGACCGAG GTGGTGAAGGACAACCTCAGCCCCGTGTGGGAGCCTTTCAAGGTGTCACTGAACAACCTCTGCAGCTGTGAGGAGACGCGGCCTCTGaag TGCCTCGTCTGGGATCACGACTCCCGCGGAAAGCACGACTTCATCGGGGAATTCTCCACCACCTTTGAGGAAATGCAGAAAGCCTTTGGGGAGGACCAG gCCCAGTGGGACTGCGTGAATGCCAAGTACAGGCAGAAGAAGCGCAATTACAAGAACTCTGGGGTGGTCATCCTGGCAGACCTGAAG TCCTACAGGGTTCACTCTTTCCTGGACTACATCATGGGCGGCTGTCAGATTCACTTCACCGTGAGTGCACGGGCCCCTCCACACCAGCAGAGTCCGGGCGCCCTGCCCACCCTGGATGTAACTCGGAGCctggcccggggcccggggcggATGTGCAGAAGTGG GTGGCCATCGATTTCACAGCCTCCAACGGTGACCCGCGGAACAGCTGCTCTCTGCACTATATCAACCCTTTCCAGCCCAACGAGTACCTGCAGGCCCTGGTGGCCGTGGGAGAGATCTGCCAGGACTATGACAG TGACAAGAGATTTTCTGCTCTGGGGTTCGGAGCGCGGATCCCTCCCAAGTATGAG gtgtcccatgactTTGCCATCAACTTCAACCCTGAGGACGATGAGTGTGAAG GGATCCAGGGCGTGGTGGAGGCCTATCGGAACTGCCTGCCCAGGGTCCAGCTCTATGGCCCCACCAACGTGGCCCCTGTCATCTCCAAGGTGGCCCGCATGGCAGCGGCCGAGAAGAGCACTGGGGAGGCCTCC GCAGAGCAGGGTTAAAACGGCCCCTTGTGCGATTGGtggacccctcccctccccactctgcccaTCACCAGCTTCCCGCACCGCGCAGCCGGCTTGTGTGTCCCGTAAGGTCTCCTGGTCTGGACTCTGCTCACCGTGTCCCTTGGTGGCATTCACCACATTCTTGTCGTCTGATTCCCGTGAACAGGGCTCAGGCTTCCCCCGAGGTGACAGGAATGTCCCCAGGAGGCACCCACGTCTGCTTCTCCCCTCCGTCAGAGCCTGCATCTTAACCGAGATGCTTCACGGGGTTGTGTGGGCTGTTAGACCCCCTCTCAGAGCAGCGCTGATACTGTGCGTAGGTGCTAGGTGTGACCTGGGACCACccgattttcttctctctttccgtCCTGAGGGAAAGCAGGGTCCCTTCTTTCCAAGGCAGATACAGCCTCCTGGGGCCGGGCCACAGCCACCCACTGCCCAGCCCTGGAGGCCCCGAGCTCGGGGGCCTCAGAGCAAATCTGCCgttctggtgggggggggggggtga
- the CPNE7 gene encoding copine-7 isoform X2 produces MSAGSERRAAAAPRAVPAPRASRVELRLSCRHLLDRDPLTKSDPSVLLLLRSQNQWVQVDRTEVVRSSLHPVFSKVFTLDYYFEEVQKLRFEVYDTRGPSDLGYQDDDFLGGMECTLGQIVAQKKVTRALLLRFGRNAGKSTITVTAEDISGNNGYVELSFRARKLDDKDQAQPLPLLQDLFSKSDPFLELYRVNDDGSEQLVYRTEVVKDNLSPVWEPFKVSLNNLCSCEETRPLKCLVWDHDSRGKHDFIGEFSTTFEEMQKAFGEDQAQWDCVNAKYRQKKRNYKNSGVVILADLKGSLFPGLHHGRLSDSLHRECTGPSTPAESGRPAHPGCNSEPGPGPGADVQKWPSISQPPTVTRGTAALCTISTLSSPTSTCRPWWPWERSARTMTVTRDFLLWGSERGSLPSMRCPMTLPSTSTLRTMSVKGSRAWWRPIGTACPGSSSMAPPTWPLSSPRWPAWQRPRRALGRPPQSRVKTAPCAIGGPLPSPLCPSPASRTAQPACVSRKVSWSGLCSPCPLVAFTTFLSSDSREQGSGFPRGDRNVPRRHPRLLLPSVRACILTEMLHGVVWAVRPPLRAALILCVGARCDLGPPDFLLSFRPEGKQGPFFPRQIQPPGAGPQPPTAQPWRPRARGPQSKSAVLVGGGG; encoded by the exons ATGAGCGCGGGCTCGGAgcgccgggcggcggcggcccccAGAGCGGTGCCCGCGCCCCGCGCCTCCAGGGTGGAGCTGCGGCTTAGCTGCCGCCACCTGCTGGACCGCGACCCGCTCACCAAGTCCGACCCCAgcgtgctgctgctgctgcggtcCCAGAATCAGTGGGTGCAG GTGGACAGAACGGAAGTGGTCCGGAGCAGCCTGCACCCTGTGTTCTCCAAGGTCTTCACGCTCGACTACTACTTTGAGGAGGTGCAGAAGCTGCGCTTTGAGGTCTATGACACCCGAGGACCCAGCGACCTTGGCTATCAGGACGATGACTTCCTTGGGGGCATGGAGTGCACCTTGGGGCAG ATTGTGGCCCAGAAGAAGGTGACCCGTGCCCTGCTGCTCAGGTTCGGCAGGAATGCCGGCAAGTCCACCATCACG GTGACAGCTGAGGACATCTCCGGGAACAATGGCTACGTGGAGCTGTCCTTCCGGGCCAGGAAGCTGGACGACAAG GACCAAGCgcagcctctgcccctcctccaggaccTCTTCAGCAAGTCAGACCCCTTCCTGGAGCTATACCGGGTCAATGACGATGGGAGTGAGCAGCTGGTGTACCGGACCGAG GTGGTGAAGGACAACCTCAGCCCCGTGTGGGAGCCTTTCAAGGTGTCACTGAACAACCTCTGCAGCTGTGAGGAGACGCGGCCTCTGaag TGCCTCGTCTGGGATCACGACTCCCGCGGAAAGCACGACTTCATCGGGGAATTCTCCACCACCTTTGAGGAAATGCAGAAAGCCTTTGGGGAGGACCAG gCCCAGTGGGACTGCGTGAATGCCAAGTACAGGCAGAAGAAGCGCAATTACAAGAACTCTGGGGTGGTCATCCTGGCAGACCTGAAG GGTTCACTCTTTCCTGGACTACATCATGGGCGGCTGTCAGATTCACTTCACCGTGAGTGCACGGGCCCCTCCACACCAGCAGAGTCCGGGCGCCCTGCCCACCCTGGATGTAACTCGGAGCctggcccggggcccggggcggATGTGCAGAA GTGGCCATCGATTTCACAGCCTCCAACGGTGACCCGCGGAACAGCTGCTCTCTGCACTATATCAACCCTTTCCAGCCCAACGAGTACCTGCAGGCCCTGGTGGCCGTGGGAGAGATCTGCCAGGACTATGACAG TGACAAGAGATTTTCTGCTCTGGGGTTCGGAGCGCGGATCCCTCCCAAGTATGAG gtgtcccatgactTTGCCATCAACTTCAACCCTGAGGACGATGAGTGTGAAG GGATCCAGGGCGTGGTGGAGGCCTATCGGAACTGCCTGCCCAGGGTCCAGCTCTATGGCCCCACCAACGTGGCCCCTGTCATCTCCAAGGTGGCCCGCATGGCAGCGGCCGAGAAGAGCACTGGGGAGGCCTCC GCAGAGCAGGGTTAAAACGGCCCCTTGTGCGATTGGtggacccctcccctccccactctgcccaTCACCAGCTTCCCGCACCGCGCAGCCGGCTTGTGTGTCCCGTAAGGTCTCCTGGTCTGGACTCTGCTCACCGTGTCCCTTGGTGGCATTCACCACATTCTTGTCGTCTGATTCCCGTGAACAGGGCTCAGGCTTCCCCCGAGGTGACAGGAATGTCCCCAGGAGGCACCCACGTCTGCTTCTCCCCTCCGTCAGAGCCTGCATCTTAACCGAGATGCTTCACGGGGTTGTGTGGGCTGTTAGACCCCCTCTCAGAGCAGCGCTGATACTGTGCGTAGGTGCTAGGTGTGACCTGGGACCACccgattttcttctctctttccgtCCTGAGGGAAAGCAGGGTCCCTTCTTTCCAAGGCAGATACAGCCTCCTGGGGCCGGGCCACAGCCACCCACTGCCCAGCCCTGGAGGCCCCGAGCTCGGGGGCCTCAGAGCAAATCTGCCgttctggtgggggggggggggtga
- the CPNE7 gene encoding copine-7 isoform X10: MSAGSERRAAAAPRAVPAPRASRVELRLSCRHLLDRDPLTKSDPSVLLLLRSQNQWVQVDRTEVVRSSLHPVFSKVFTLDYYFEEVQKLRFEVYDTRGPSDLGYQDDDFLGGMECTLGQIVAQKKVTRALLLRFGRNAGKSTITVTAEDISGNNGYVELSFRARKLDDKDQAQPLPLLQDLFSKSDPFLELYRVNDDGSEQLVYRTEVVKDNLSPVWEPFKVSLNNLCSCEETRPLKCLVWDHDSRGKHDFIGEFSTTFEEMQKAFGEDQAQWDCVNAKYRQKKRNYKNSGVVILADLKSYRVHSFLDYIMGGCQIHFTVSARAPPHQQSPGALPTLDVTRSLARGPGRMCRSGWPSISQPPTVTRGTAALCTISTLSSPTSTCRPWWPWERSARTMTVTRDFLLWGSERGSLPSMRCPMTLPSTSTLRTMSVKGSRAWWRPIGTACPGSSSMAPPTWPLSSPRWPAWQRPRRALGRPPHRAPRSHSLQPLARLSLSVLVCIFYYPCILLHNHSTNINFRKCNLATALLSNLWDMFQFH, from the exons ATGAGCGCGGGCTCGGAgcgccgggcggcggcggcccccAGAGCGGTGCCCGCGCCCCGCGCCTCCAGGGTGGAGCTGCGGCTTAGCTGCCGCCACCTGCTGGACCGCGACCCGCTCACCAAGTCCGACCCCAgcgtgctgctgctgctgcggtcCCAGAATCAGTGGGTGCAG GTGGACAGAACGGAAGTGGTCCGGAGCAGCCTGCACCCTGTGTTCTCCAAGGTCTTCACGCTCGACTACTACTTTGAGGAGGTGCAGAAGCTGCGCTTTGAGGTCTATGACACCCGAGGACCCAGCGACCTTGGCTATCAGGACGATGACTTCCTTGGGGGCATGGAGTGCACCTTGGGGCAG ATTGTGGCCCAGAAGAAGGTGACCCGTGCCCTGCTGCTCAGGTTCGGCAGGAATGCCGGCAAGTCCACCATCACG GTGACAGCTGAGGACATCTCCGGGAACAATGGCTACGTGGAGCTGTCCTTCCGGGCCAGGAAGCTGGACGACAAG GACCAAGCgcagcctctgcccctcctccaggaccTCTTCAGCAAGTCAGACCCCTTCCTGGAGCTATACCGGGTCAATGACGATGGGAGTGAGCAGCTGGTGTACCGGACCGAG GTGGTGAAGGACAACCTCAGCCCCGTGTGGGAGCCTTTCAAGGTGTCACTGAACAACCTCTGCAGCTGTGAGGAGACGCGGCCTCTGaag TGCCTCGTCTGGGATCACGACTCCCGCGGAAAGCACGACTTCATCGGGGAATTCTCCACCACCTTTGAGGAAATGCAGAAAGCCTTTGGGGAGGACCAG gCCCAGTGGGACTGCGTGAATGCCAAGTACAGGCAGAAGAAGCGCAATTACAAGAACTCTGGGGTGGTCATCCTGGCAGACCTGAAG TCCTACAGGGTTCACTCTTTCCTGGACTACATCATGGGCGGCTGTCAGATTCACTTCACCGTGAGTGCACGGGCCCCTCCACACCAGCAGAGTCCGGGCGCCCTGCCCACCCTGGATGTAACTCGGAGCctggcccggggcccggggcggATGTGCAGAAGTGG GTGGCCATCGATTTCACAGCCTCCAACGGTGACCCGCGGAACAGCTGCTCTCTGCACTATATCAACCCTTTCCAGCCCAACGAGTACCTGCAGGCCCTGGTGGCCGTGGGAGAGATCTGCCAGGACTATGACAG TGACAAGAGATTTTCTGCTCTGGGGTTCGGAGCGCGGATCCCTCCCAAGTATGAG gtgtcccatgactTTGCCATCAACTTCAACCCTGAGGACGATGAGTGTGAAG GGATCCAGGGCGTGGTGGAGGCCTATCGGAACTGCCTGCCCAGGGTCCAGCTCTATGGCCCCACCAACGTGGCCCCTGTCATCTCCAAGGTGGCCCGCATGGCAGCGGCCGAGAAGAGCACTGGGGAGGCCTCC GCACAGAGCCCCCAGAAGCCACAGTCTGCAGCCTCTTGCCCGGTTATCTCTTAGTGTTTTGGTGTGTATTTTCTACTATCCCTGTATCCTCTTACATAATCATAGCACAAATATCAATTTCAGGAAATGTAACTTAGCTACTGCACTTTTATCTAATCTATGGGATATGTTCCAATTTCATTAA